A DNA window from Gigantopelta aegis isolate Gae_Host chromosome 4, Gae_host_genome, whole genome shotgun sequence contains the following coding sequences:
- the LOC121372399 gene encoding uncharacterized protein CXorf65 homolog isoform X2: protein MFVTVKYGDQCSKLVNYNCRNKVLLSHIKKTCLGAKNEVIDLSDENGIVKNLRQHPNDYGTAYFKKRESVILLKVQSIQGTGDQPEKILFIPMLNSLENDKTFIDTLNASPEKEKELVEKTPKLRRKSSSFEMTFEETKNGKTRLKSSNTPRRGLGRRSTTRNLMKVKN, encoded by the exons ATGTTCGTGACTGTGAAGTATGGAG aTCAGTGTAGTAAGCTTGTCAACTACAACTGCCGGAATAAAGTGCTCCTCAGTCATATCAAAAAGACGTGTTTGGGTGCTAAGAACG AGGTAATAGATTTATCTGACGAAAATGGAATAGTGAAAAACTTGAGACAACACCCGAATGATTACGGTACGGCGTACTTCAAAAAGAGGGAGTCGGTTATTCTGCTCAAAGTACAAA GTATTCAAGGAACGGGTGATCAGCCGGAGAAAATACTTTTCATACCGATGCTGAATAGTTTGGAAAACGACAAAACATTTATAG ATACATTGAATGCGAgcccagaaaaagaaaaagaacttGTTGAAAAGACACCGAAGCTGAGAAGAAAGTCATCAAGTTTTGAAATGACTTTTGAAGAAACTAAGAATGGGAAAACTAGACTTAAATCTTCTAACACACCTAGAAGAGGTTTAGGTCGTAGATCAACCACGCGAAACTTGATGAAAGTGAAAAACTAG
- the LOC121372399 gene encoding uncharacterized protein CXorf65 homolog isoform X1 gives MLPWVFFYTHHPTSYFRLGITLKTTMTTYFINIFIFISSDQCSKLVNYNCRNKVLLSHIKKTCLGAKNEVIDLSDENGIVKNLRQHPNDYGTAYFKKRESVILLKVQSIQGTGDQPEKILFIPMLNSLENDKTFIDTLNASPEKEKELVEKTPKLRRKSSSFEMTFEETKNGKTRLKSSNTPRRGLGRRSTTRNLMKVKN, from the exons atgttgccctgggtttttttttacacacatcACCCCACAAGTTATTTTAGGCTGGGTATAACTCTAAAGACAACCatgacaacatattttattaatatttttatttttatttcttcagaTCAGTGTAGTAAGCTTGTCAACTACAACTGCCGGAATAAAGTGCTCCTCAGTCATATCAAAAAGACGTGTTTGGGTGCTAAGAACG AGGTAATAGATTTATCTGACGAAAATGGAATAGTGAAAAACTTGAGACAACACCCGAATGATTACGGTACGGCGTACTTCAAAAAGAGGGAGTCGGTTATTCTGCTCAAAGTACAAA GTATTCAAGGAACGGGTGATCAGCCGGAGAAAATACTTTTCATACCGATGCTGAATAGTTTGGAAAACGACAAAACATTTATAG ATACATTGAATGCGAgcccagaaaaagaaaaagaacttGTTGAAAAGACACCGAAGCTGAGAAGAAAGTCATCAAGTTTTGAAATGACTTTTGAAGAAACTAAGAATGGGAAAACTAGACTTAAATCTTCTAACACACCTAGAAGAGGTTTAGGTCGTAGATCAACCACGCGAAACTTGATGAAAGTGAAAAACTAG
- the LOC121372400 gene encoding triokinase/FMN cyclase-like isoform X3: MSHSQQSKKLVNSVDKCVDECLAGLVTVNPGLGLLSGHRVVVRTDIHDVIKSGKVTLLSGGGSGHEPAHAAGVLLIVKNYTGDRLNFGLAAERAKAEGIKVDMVVVGEDCALTSTDKTAGRRGLCGTVLIHKIAGGLAEQGLCLEDIVKQVKAASHKMGTIGLSLSPCSVPGMGPSFQLGADEIELGLGIHGEAGVTRLKLVSAKEVVQIMLDHMLNPQNNTHLLVRKGDSVCCVVNNLGGTSVLELNIIANEAVMYLENRGILVDRLYCGTFMTSLEMAGISITLLILDETLKTCLDADTSAPAWPHPLLPSGVKDRKTPSHMTCSEPASGVVSTEKSFHTISKEEASQLYDIISHVTQSLISSESRLNELDTEAGDGDCGTTLARGAHAIRDQLGRHIVCPYTLALALAVLVETDMGGTSGALYSLFLTSAAECLKTSTTPEAWSEALKQGIHAIMKYGGAEPGDRTMLDPLHAASSVLSHELSQQTPAVEAFRRAVQAADKSAQDTVAMTAHAGRASYVGKDRLTKPDAGAIAVVTWMKAILEKLT; encoded by the exons ATGTCGCATTCTCAGCAAAGTAAAAAGCTTGTCAATTCGGTTGACAAATGCGTCGACGAATGTTTAGCAGGATTAGTGACAGTGAACCCCGGACTGGGCCTTCTATCCGGGCATAGAGTCGTGGTGCGGACTGACATCCATGACGTCATCAAATCGGGGAAAGTGACGCTGTTGTCAGGAGGTGGATCAGGACACGAACCAGCACATGCAG CTGGTGTGTTGCTCATTGTTAAAAACTACACTGGAGACAGGTTAAACTTCGGTCTGGCTGCAGAGAGGGCAAAAGCTGAGGGTATCAAAGTTGACATGGTGGTTGTAGGGGAGGACTGCGCACTCACCTCTACCGATAAAACAGCAGGGAGGAGGGGGCTCTGTGGAACTGTTCTTATTCACAAG ATTGCTGGAGGTCTGGCTGAACAAGGACTTTGTTTAGAAGACATTGTGAAACAAGTGAAGGCTGCTTCACacaaaatgg GTACAATAGGACTGAGTCTGTCCCCCTGCAGTGTTCCGGGTATGGGGCCATCTTTCCAGCTCGGTGCTGACGAAATTGAGCTTGGGCTTG gtaTTCATGGAGAAGCTGGTGTAACGAGATTGAAG CTAGTCAGTGCTAAGGAAGTGGTGCAGATCATGTTGGATCACATGTTAAACCCACAGAACAACACACACCTGTTGGTCAGGAAAG GTGACAGTGTGTGCTGTGTTGTGAATAATCTCGGAGGTACCTCCGTGCTGGAGCTCAACATCATTGCAAATGAGGCAGTCATGTACCttg aGAACAGGGGTATTCTGGTTGATAGGTTGTACTGTGGCACCTTCATGACATCACTTGAAATGGCTGGAATCTCCATCACTTTGCTCATTCTGGATGAAACTCTTAAGACTTGTTTAG atgCCGACACATCAGCCCCTGCCTGGCCACACCCACTTCTTCCCAGTGGTGTTAAGGACCGGAAGACTCCCAGTCATATGACGTGCAGTGAGCCAGCATCTGGAGTTGTTTCAACAGAGAAATCATTTCATACCATTAGTAAAG AAGAGGCGAGCCAGTTGTATGACATCATATCCCATGTTACCCAGTCTCTGATATCCTCCGAGTCCAGACTTAATGAGTTGGATACTGAAGCTGGTGACGGGGACTGTGGAACCACACTGGCCAGAGGAGCTCATG CAATACGGGATCAGCTTGGCAGACATATAGTGTGTCCCTATACCCTGGCATTGGCACTAGCTGTATTGGTGGAAACGGACATGGGAGGCACATCCGGTGCA ttgtacagtttatttttaacttctgCTGCTGAGTGTTTGAAGACTTCTACTACACCTGAAGCTTGGAGTGAAGCACTGAAACAAGGGATTCACGCAATAATGAA GTATGGAGGAGCAGAACCAGGGGATAGAACCAtg CTGGATCCCCTGCATGCAGCGAGTTCCGTACTGTCACATGAACTCTCACAACAAACACCAGCAGTGGAGGCTTTTAGAAGAGCGGTCCAG gctGCTGACAAGTCTGCCCAGGACACAGTGGCCATGACAGCTCATGCAGGTCGAGCGAGTTACGTAGGTAAAGATCGTCTCACAAAACCCGACGCTGGCGCGATCGCTGTGGTTACATGGATGAAGGCGATCCTGGAAAAACTGAcataa
- the LOC121372400 gene encoding triokinase/FMN cyclase-like isoform X2 yields MSHSQQSKKLVNSVDKCVDECLAGLVTVNPGLGLLSGHRVVVRTDIHDVIKSGKVTLLSGGGSGHEPAHAGYVGRGMLSAAVAGAVFTSPPPHSIQSAIRAIGKDNPAGVLLIVKNYTGDRLNFGLAAERAKAEGIKVDMVVVGEDCALTSTDKTAGRRGLCGTVLIHKIAGGLAEQGLCLEDIVKQVKAASHKMGTIGLSLSPCSVPGMGPSFQLGADEIELGLGIHGEAGVTRLKLVSAKEVVQIMLDHMLNPQNNTHLLVRKGDSVCCVVNNLGGTSVLELNIIANEAVMYLENRGILVDRLYCGTFMTSLEMAGISITLLILDETLKTCLDADTSAPAWPHPLLPSGVKDRKTPSHMTCSEPASGVVSTEKSFHTISKEEASQLYDIISHVTQSLISSESRLNELDTEAGDGDCGTTLARGAHAIRDQLGRHIVCPYTLALALAVLVETDMGGTSGALYSLFLTSAAECLKTSTTPEAWSEALKQGIHAIMKYGGAEPGDRTMAADKSAQDTVAMTAHAGRASYVGKDRLTKPDAGAIAVVTWMKAILEKLT; encoded by the exons ATGTCGCATTCTCAGCAAAGTAAAAAGCTTGTCAATTCGGTTGACAAATGCGTCGACGAATGTTTAGCAGGATTAGTGACAGTGAACCCCGGACTGGGCCTTCTATCCGGGCATAGAGTCGTGGTGCGGACTGACATCCATGACGTCATCAAATCGGGGAAAGTGACGCTGTTGTCAGGAGGTGGATCAGGACACGAACCAGCACATGCAG GTTATGTTGGTCGAGGTATGCTGAGTGCTGCTGTAGCCGGCGCTGTGTTTACCTCTCCCCCGCCTCACAGTATCCAGTCTGCTATCCGAGCTATTGGAAAAGATAACCCAG CTGGTGTGTTGCTCATTGTTAAAAACTACACTGGAGACAGGTTAAACTTCGGTCTGGCTGCAGAGAGGGCAAAAGCTGAGGGTATCAAAGTTGACATGGTGGTTGTAGGGGAGGACTGCGCACTCACCTCTACCGATAAAACAGCAGGGAGGAGGGGGCTCTGTGGAACTGTTCTTATTCACAAG ATTGCTGGAGGTCTGGCTGAACAAGGACTTTGTTTAGAAGACATTGTGAAACAAGTGAAGGCTGCTTCACacaaaatgg GTACAATAGGACTGAGTCTGTCCCCCTGCAGTGTTCCGGGTATGGGGCCATCTTTCCAGCTCGGTGCTGACGAAATTGAGCTTGGGCTTG gtaTTCATGGAGAAGCTGGTGTAACGAGATTGAAG CTAGTCAGTGCTAAGGAAGTGGTGCAGATCATGTTGGATCACATGTTAAACCCACAGAACAACACACACCTGTTGGTCAGGAAAG GTGACAGTGTGTGCTGTGTTGTGAATAATCTCGGAGGTACCTCCGTGCTGGAGCTCAACATCATTGCAAATGAGGCAGTCATGTACCttg aGAACAGGGGTATTCTGGTTGATAGGTTGTACTGTGGCACCTTCATGACATCACTTGAAATGGCTGGAATCTCCATCACTTTGCTCATTCTGGATGAAACTCTTAAGACTTGTTTAG atgCCGACACATCAGCCCCTGCCTGGCCACACCCACTTCTTCCCAGTGGTGTTAAGGACCGGAAGACTCCCAGTCATATGACGTGCAGTGAGCCAGCATCTGGAGTTGTTTCAACAGAGAAATCATTTCATACCATTAGTAAAG AAGAGGCGAGCCAGTTGTATGACATCATATCCCATGTTACCCAGTCTCTGATATCCTCCGAGTCCAGACTTAATGAGTTGGATACTGAAGCTGGTGACGGGGACTGTGGAACCACACTGGCCAGAGGAGCTCATG CAATACGGGATCAGCTTGGCAGACATATAGTGTGTCCCTATACCCTGGCATTGGCACTAGCTGTATTGGTGGAAACGGACATGGGAGGCACATCCGGTGCA ttgtacagtttatttttaacttctgCTGCTGAGTGTTTGAAGACTTCTACTACACCTGAAGCTTGGAGTGAAGCACTGAAACAAGGGATTCACGCAATAATGAA GTATGGAGGAGCAGAACCAGGGGATAGAACCAtg gctGCTGACAAGTCTGCCCAGGACACAGTGGCCATGACAGCTCATGCAGGTCGAGCGAGTTACGTAGGTAAAGATCGTCTCACAAAACCCGACGCTGGCGCGATCGCTGTGGTTACATGGATGAAGGCGATCCTGGAAAAACTGAcataa
- the LOC121372400 gene encoding triokinase/FMN cyclase-like isoform X1, whose amino-acid sequence MSHSQQSKKLVNSVDKCVDECLAGLVTVNPGLGLLSGHRVVVRTDIHDVIKSGKVTLLSGGGSGHEPAHAGYVGRGMLSAAVAGAVFTSPPPHSIQSAIRAIGKDNPAGVLLIVKNYTGDRLNFGLAAERAKAEGIKVDMVVVGEDCALTSTDKTAGRRGLCGTVLIHKIAGGLAEQGLCLEDIVKQVKAASHKMGTIGLSLSPCSVPGMGPSFQLGADEIELGLGIHGEAGVTRLKLVSAKEVVQIMLDHMLNPQNNTHLLVRKGDSVCCVVNNLGGTSVLELNIIANEAVMYLENRGILVDRLYCGTFMTSLEMAGISITLLILDETLKTCLDADTSAPAWPHPLLPSGVKDRKTPSHMTCSEPASGVVSTEKSFHTISKEEASQLYDIISHVTQSLISSESRLNELDTEAGDGDCGTTLARGAHAIRDQLGRHIVCPYTLALALAVLVETDMGGTSGALYSLFLTSAAECLKTSTTPEAWSEALKQGIHAIMKYGGAEPGDRTMLDPLHAASSVLSHELSQQTPAVEAFRRAVQAADKSAQDTVAMTAHAGRASYVGKDRLTKPDAGAIAVVTWMKAILEKLT is encoded by the exons ATGTCGCATTCTCAGCAAAGTAAAAAGCTTGTCAATTCGGTTGACAAATGCGTCGACGAATGTTTAGCAGGATTAGTGACAGTGAACCCCGGACTGGGCCTTCTATCCGGGCATAGAGTCGTGGTGCGGACTGACATCCATGACGTCATCAAATCGGGGAAAGTGACGCTGTTGTCAGGAGGTGGATCAGGACACGAACCAGCACATGCAG GTTATGTTGGTCGAGGTATGCTGAGTGCTGCTGTAGCCGGCGCTGTGTTTACCTCTCCCCCGCCTCACAGTATCCAGTCTGCTATCCGAGCTATTGGAAAAGATAACCCAG CTGGTGTGTTGCTCATTGTTAAAAACTACACTGGAGACAGGTTAAACTTCGGTCTGGCTGCAGAGAGGGCAAAAGCTGAGGGTATCAAAGTTGACATGGTGGTTGTAGGGGAGGACTGCGCACTCACCTCTACCGATAAAACAGCAGGGAGGAGGGGGCTCTGTGGAACTGTTCTTATTCACAAG ATTGCTGGAGGTCTGGCTGAACAAGGACTTTGTTTAGAAGACATTGTGAAACAAGTGAAGGCTGCTTCACacaaaatgg GTACAATAGGACTGAGTCTGTCCCCCTGCAGTGTTCCGGGTATGGGGCCATCTTTCCAGCTCGGTGCTGACGAAATTGAGCTTGGGCTTG gtaTTCATGGAGAAGCTGGTGTAACGAGATTGAAG CTAGTCAGTGCTAAGGAAGTGGTGCAGATCATGTTGGATCACATGTTAAACCCACAGAACAACACACACCTGTTGGTCAGGAAAG GTGACAGTGTGTGCTGTGTTGTGAATAATCTCGGAGGTACCTCCGTGCTGGAGCTCAACATCATTGCAAATGAGGCAGTCATGTACCttg aGAACAGGGGTATTCTGGTTGATAGGTTGTACTGTGGCACCTTCATGACATCACTTGAAATGGCTGGAATCTCCATCACTTTGCTCATTCTGGATGAAACTCTTAAGACTTGTTTAG atgCCGACACATCAGCCCCTGCCTGGCCACACCCACTTCTTCCCAGTGGTGTTAAGGACCGGAAGACTCCCAGTCATATGACGTGCAGTGAGCCAGCATCTGGAGTTGTTTCAACAGAGAAATCATTTCATACCATTAGTAAAG AAGAGGCGAGCCAGTTGTATGACATCATATCCCATGTTACCCAGTCTCTGATATCCTCCGAGTCCAGACTTAATGAGTTGGATACTGAAGCTGGTGACGGGGACTGTGGAACCACACTGGCCAGAGGAGCTCATG CAATACGGGATCAGCTTGGCAGACATATAGTGTGTCCCTATACCCTGGCATTGGCACTAGCTGTATTGGTGGAAACGGACATGGGAGGCACATCCGGTGCA ttgtacagtttatttttaacttctgCTGCTGAGTGTTTGAAGACTTCTACTACACCTGAAGCTTGGAGTGAAGCACTGAAACAAGGGATTCACGCAATAATGAA GTATGGAGGAGCAGAACCAGGGGATAGAACCAtg CTGGATCCCCTGCATGCAGCGAGTTCCGTACTGTCACATGAACTCTCACAACAAACACCAGCAGTGGAGGCTTTTAGAAGAGCGGTCCAG gctGCTGACAAGTCTGCCCAGGACACAGTGGCCATGACAGCTCATGCAGGTCGAGCGAGTTACGTAGGTAAAGATCGTCTCACAAAACCCGACGCTGGCGCGATCGCTGTGGTTACATGGATGAAGGCGATCCTGGAAAAACTGAcataa